A stretch of the Archangium violaceum genome encodes the following:
- a CDS encoding phosphotransferase, with the protein MPCWSACCRGHARPADSTRCNRRGGRGPEPANAWYRLRLARLTRAPRAGVEHDRRRLLAPDLRGPTTTITRIAAGLSGAGVYRVETAGQSFVLKIAGEAENDADWRPALHIQRLAADAGLAPRIVHVDEARRAVLTAFVSDRSFGAFYGDPRTHEAALTQLGRTVRRIHALPLPADARMREPREFLAQVWDGLLAGFALPDFVGDTVQRVLSENPPTRERALVLGHNDLNPTNLVYDGEAILILDWATAGPMDAYYDLAVLSVFLRMDEGTCMRLLSAYEGTRFAELPHRFTYTRRLAAALAGSFQLHLARQLKHAGATGEETLDSVPSLGEFYQRMRAGALKLGTADGHWGFGLALLKDNLAR; encoded by the coding sequence CTGCCCTGCTGGTCCGCCTGTTGCCGCGGGCACGCACGGCCCGCTGATTCAACGCGATGCAACCGCCGGGGCGGCCGTGGACCCGAGCCGGCCAACGCATGGTATAGACTCCGCCTCGCGCGACTGACCCGCGCCCCTCGCGCCGGAGTCGAACATGACCGTCGCAGACTGCTTGCCCCGGACCTCAGAGGACCCACCACCACCATCACCCGGATCGCCGCGGGGCTCTCGGGCGCCGGCGTCTACCGCGTCGAGACCGCCGGTCAGTCATTCGTGCTCAAGATCGCCGGCGAGGCAGAGAACGATGCCGACTGGCGCCCCGCGCTCCATATCCAACGGCTCGCCGCCGACGCGGGCCTCGCGCCTCGCATCGTCCACGTCGACGAGGCGCGGCGCGCGGTCTTGACCGCATTCGTCTCCGACCGCTCGTTCGGGGCCTTCTACGGGGACCCGCGCACCCACGAAGCCGCGCTCACCCAGCTCGGCCGTACCGTGCGCCGCATCCACGCGCTCCCCCTCCCCGCCGATGCGCGCATGCGAGAGCCCCGCGAGTTCCTCGCCCAGGTCTGGGACGGCCTCCTGGCCGGCTTCGCCCTCCCGGACTTCGTCGGCGACACGGTCCAGCGCGTGCTCAGCGAGAATCCACCCACCCGCGAACGTGCCCTGGTCCTCGGCCACAACGACCTCAACCCCACCAACCTCGTCTACGACGGCGAGGCGATCCTCATACTCGACTGGGCCACCGCCGGGCCGATGGACGCCTACTACGATCTCGCGGTGCTCTCCGTCTTCCTGCGCATGGACGAAGGAACCTGCATGCGCCTGCTCTCGGCCTACGAGGGCACGCGGTTCGCGGAGCTCCCCCACCGCTTCACCTACACCCGCCGGCTGGCGGCGGCACTCGCCGGCTCGTTCCAGCTACACCTCGCCCGCCAGCTGAAGCACGCGGGAGCCACCGGCGAGGAGACGCTCGACTCCGTCCCCTCGCTCGGCGAGTTCTATCAGCGGATGCGGGCCGGCGCGCTGAAGCTCGGCACGGCGGACGGCCACTGGGGGTTCGGTCTCGCCCTGCTGAAGGACAACCTCGCGCGCTAG
- a CDS encoding protein kinase domain-containing protein encodes MGDGAEELEDFTDFSDSFLKEIARAPVPSRMPAPGSLLGGRDERRFEVLDALGGGAMGQVFRARDAELQRVVALKFFLPRVAGTKEEALGAMLRQEARAIAQLDHENIVRIFDMGEWGGAPWEPLVPFLVMECLDGESLGSLLSRERPGLRRVLGIMQGVARGLAHAHERHIVHRDLKPSNVFLTRQGTVKLLDFGLAHLLGSGSHVPFLPTAGTPPYMAPEQWRGEPQDARTDLWAAGVMLYELLTGELPYPSVNLEELRARVLSPEPVPSVRERAPELSQEVARLVSLLLEKEPGRRLPSATALAERLHQLETQLGPWREEPHALGPQRRQVALVSCGLVGLARLSEKPDPEDSLEMEEDFHRRCSRVIQRHEGFVTHWLGQEVLACFGYPVAREDDSVRAVRAGLDLLRCFQEEPPRLPGHALSVGVGIHTDAVVFTVSAQQSSGTAPAIQGEAQQIASRLAELAGSGGVAIGGNTLLLVRGAFETEPLVNQDPPGPVGGQRLDAWRVLREREAVMRFERVLATGHVSRMVGRERELRMLLALWEEAREGRGSFVLIRGEAGIGKSRLIQELSSRLSPESAYLVQGQCWPRLESSAFAPVIDLLWRRFFPGEPRVRSRRELRGHLESLLGALGLLREPKLDARYIDGLASLLSPAGAEETPSIGLSLEQRESKRWLLDALRALLLRMAEHRPVLSVMEDLHWADPSTLELLGVMLEHIGKERVLVVLSARTGFEPPWPPRPGFHRLELGRLSEESTSALVREVARGRELPEERLAQLVAKTEGIPLFIEEMARLMIERAPGAIPLTLHELLASRLDALAPRQRTLVWFAAGVGRRFTGALLAALTRRSEAELREDLASLVAAGIFQRDDSEEPGYQFHHALLQDVAWQSLPRGRRREFHRHIAQVLEARFPGVVGAQPEVLAHHYTEAGELERALRYRMRAVTLAFQRSANLEAIVHVRRALALLRSLPDASRRSGEEMMLLNSLGIALMSTQGYGVPEIEQTYTRALELFEQEGESLPYLELLWTWLCTYFISGGRLSLAHELAVRLLTLGQRRGDKRLSAHAYRNLASISRQRGELLESLELLDQARVLSAEESLLAFPLSGLWVDLEVLDSSFICLTRLALGDVRRAWQLGLEALARARRMNHPGTLNLVLVCLTSAAQLHRDVQRTLEWAEEGMLAASRVWLRPSEEVLRGFRGWALARLGRRKEGLEALRKSFGQLRRMEAWSFVPYLQGLLAEVQGSLGQVHEGLASVEEALECMDKLGDRFVVPEMHRIRGELLRLRGENGEAMRCFLRACIMAHRERAALLELRATVALARLLRDTGHDVQARRRLVRAFYGSRVDSEAVDFQDARVLLEQFSTPQEGLEAR; translated from the coding sequence ATGGGGGATGGTGCGGAGGAACTCGAGGACTTCACTGACTTCAGTGACTCCTTCCTGAAGGAGATCGCTCGGGCGCCCGTTCCCTCCCGGATGCCGGCGCCTGGCTCACTGCTGGGTGGCCGGGACGAGCGCCGGTTCGAGGTTCTCGACGCGCTGGGGGGCGGCGCCATGGGGCAGGTCTTCCGTGCTCGGGACGCGGAGCTGCAGCGCGTCGTGGCCCTCAAGTTCTTCCTGCCACGTGTCGCGGGAACGAAGGAGGAGGCGCTTGGCGCGATGCTGCGTCAGGAAGCACGCGCCATCGCTCAGCTCGACCACGAGAACATCGTCCGCATCTTCGATATGGGCGAGTGGGGCGGCGCACCCTGGGAGCCCCTGGTCCCCTTCCTCGTCATGGAGTGTCTGGACGGGGAGTCACTCGGTTCGCTCCTCAGCCGGGAGCGTCCGGGGCTGCGGCGTGTGCTGGGCATCATGCAGGGCGTGGCCAGGGGGCTGGCGCATGCGCACGAGCGCCACATCGTCCACCGTGACCTCAAGCCGAGCAATGTCTTCCTCACCCGGCAAGGCACGGTGAAGCTGCTCGACTTCGGACTGGCGCACCTCCTGGGGTCCGGCTCGCACGTGCCCTTCCTCCCCACGGCCGGAACGCCCCCCTACATGGCACCGGAGCAGTGGCGGGGTGAGCCGCAGGATGCGCGCACCGATCTCTGGGCCGCGGGGGTGATGCTCTACGAGCTGCTCACCGGCGAGCTGCCCTATCCAAGCGTCAACCTGGAGGAGCTGCGTGCCCGCGTGCTCTCTCCCGAGCCGGTGCCCTCGGTCCGCGAGCGGGCTCCAGAGCTGTCCCAAGAGGTAGCGCGGCTGGTGTCCCTGCTGCTGGAGAAGGAGCCTGGCCGGCGGCTGCCCAGCGCGACCGCGTTGGCCGAGCGGCTGCACCAATTGGAGACGCAACTCGGGCCGTGGCGCGAGGAGCCGCATGCCCTGGGTCCTCAGCGCCGGCAGGTGGCGCTCGTGTCCTGCGGGTTGGTGGGATTGGCTCGGCTCTCCGAGAAGCCCGACCCCGAGGATTCCCTCGAGATGGAGGAAGACTTCCACCGCAGGTGCTCGCGGGTCATCCAGCGGCACGAGGGCTTCGTCACCCATTGGCTCGGCCAGGAGGTGCTCGCCTGTTTCGGCTACCCGGTGGCCCGTGAGGACGATTCGGTACGTGCGGTGCGTGCGGGGCTCGACCTGCTCAGGTGCTTTCAGGAGGAGCCGCCTCGCCTGCCGGGGCACGCGCTCTCCGTGGGGGTGGGGATCCACACCGACGCGGTGGTGTTCACCGTCTCCGCCCAGCAGTCGTCAGGGACAGCACCCGCCATCCAGGGAGAGGCACAGCAGATCGCTTCCCGGCTGGCGGAGCTGGCGGGGTCTGGAGGCGTGGCAATCGGCGGTAACACCTTGCTGCTGGTGCGCGGCGCCTTCGAGACCGAGCCTCTCGTCAACCAGGATCCCCCTGGGCCGGTGGGCGGACAGCGCCTGGACGCCTGGCGTGTGCTGCGCGAGCGCGAGGCGGTGATGCGCTTCGAGCGGGTGCTCGCCACCGGTCACGTCTCCCGCATGGTGGGGCGGGAGCGGGAGCTTCGGATGCTCCTCGCTCTCTGGGAGGAGGCCCGGGAAGGGCGGGGCTCCTTCGTGCTCATCCGTGGGGAGGCGGGTATCGGTAAGTCCCGTCTCATCCAGGAGCTGAGCAGCCGGCTTTCCCCGGAGTCGGCCTACCTCGTCCAGGGCCAGTGCTGGCCGCGGCTCGAGAGCAGCGCCTTTGCTCCCGTCATCGATTTGCTATGGCGGCGCTTCTTTCCTGGCGAACCCCGCGTGCGCTCGCGGCGGGAGCTGCGCGGCCATCTCGAGTCGTTGCTGGGTGCTCTGGGTCTGCTTCGCGAGCCCAAACTGGATGCGCGGTACATCGACGGTCTCGCGTCCCTGCTCTCGCCAGCCGGCGCGGAGGAGACTCCGTCCATTGGGCTCTCGTTGGAGCAGCGGGAGAGCAAGCGGTGGCTCCTCGATGCGCTGCGGGCCCTGCTCTTGCGGATGGCGGAACATCGGCCGGTTCTCTCCGTGATGGAGGACCTGCACTGGGCTGATCCGTCCACCCTGGAGCTGCTCGGAGTCATGTTGGAGCACATCGGGAAGGAGCGGGTGCTCGTCGTGCTCAGCGCGCGCACCGGGTTCGAGCCTCCCTGGCCGCCGCGGCCCGGGTTCCATCGGCTCGAGCTCGGCCGGCTGTCGGAGGAGTCCACTTCTGCCCTGGTGCGGGAGGTGGCCAGGGGCCGGGAGCTGCCGGAAGAGCGGCTCGCGCAGCTCGTGGCGAAGACGGAGGGCATCCCGCTCTTCATCGAGGAGATGGCTCGCCTGATGATCGAGCGGGCACCTGGCGCGATACCGCTCACCCTTCACGAGTTGCTCGCGAGCCGGCTCGACGCGCTCGCGCCCCGGCAGCGGACGTTGGTCTGGTTCGCTGCCGGGGTGGGCCGCCGCTTCACCGGGGCCTTGCTGGCCGCGCTCACTCGACGGAGTGAGGCCGAGCTGCGTGAGGACCTCGCGTCCCTGGTGGCGGCCGGAATCTTCCAGCGGGACGACTCCGAGGAGCCGGGCTACCAGTTCCACCATGCGCTGCTGCAGGATGTGGCCTGGCAATCCCTTCCGCGTGGTCGCCGGCGGGAGTTCCACCGGCACATCGCCCAGGTGCTGGAGGCGCGGTTCCCCGGCGTGGTGGGCGCCCAGCCCGAGGTGCTCGCCCATCACTACACCGAGGCGGGGGAGCTCGAGCGGGCCCTTCGCTACCGGATGCGCGCTGTGACTCTTGCGTTCCAGCGTTCGGCCAACCTGGAGGCCATCGTGCATGTGCGGCGGGCGCTGGCTCTGCTGCGAAGCCTTCCGGATGCCTCACGACGGAGCGGCGAAGAGATGATGCTGCTCAATTCGCTCGGCATCGCGCTGATGAGCACCCAGGGCTATGGCGTGCCCGAGATCGAGCAGACCTACACCCGCGCGTTGGAGCTCTTCGAGCAGGAGGGGGAGTCTCTCCCGTACCTCGAGCTGCTGTGGACGTGGTTGTGCACCTACTTCATCTCCGGCGGGCGTCTCTCGCTGGCGCACGAGCTGGCCGTGCGGCTCCTGACCCTGGGCCAGAGACGGGGAGACAAGAGATTGAGTGCCCATGCCTACCGGAATCTGGCGAGCATCTCCCGCCAACGGGGGGAGCTCCTCGAGAGTCTGGAACTGCTCGACCAGGCGAGGGTGCTTTCCGCGGAAGAGTCGCTCCTGGCCTTTCCCCTCAGCGGTCTTTGGGTTGATTTGGAGGTGTTGGATTCGAGCTTCATCTGTCTCACCCGGCTGGCCCTGGGCGATGTGCGGCGGGCGTGGCAGCTCGGCCTCGAGGCATTGGCGCGAGCCAGACGGATGAACCACCCCGGGACCCTGAACCTCGTGCTGGTCTGCCTGACGAGTGCCGCCCAGCTCCACCGGGATGTCCAACGTACCCTGGAGTGGGCGGAAGAGGGCATGCTCGCCGCGTCCAGGGTCTGGCTCAGGCCCTCGGAGGAGGTATTGAGGGGCTTCCGTGGCTGGGCATTGGCCAGACTGGGGCGACGCAAGGAGGGGCTCGAAGCTCTGCGCAAGAGCTTCGGGCAGTTGAGGCGGATGGAGGCCTGGAGCTTCGTCCCCTACCTCCAGGGACTGCTCGCGGAGGTGCAGGGGAGTCTGGGGCAGGTACACGAGGGACTGGCCTCGGTGGAGGAGGCCCTGGAATGCATGGACAAGCTCGGTGACCGCTTTGTCGTTCCCGAAATGCACCGCATCCGGGGGGAACTCCTGCGGTTGCGCGGAGAGAACGGCGAGGCGATGCGTTGTTTCCTCCGGGCCTGCATCATGGCCCATCGCGAAAGGGCCGCCCTGCTCGAGCTGCGCGCGACGGTCGCTCTGGCTCGGCTGCTGCGGGACACGGGGCACGACGTGCAGGCCCGCCGGAGGTTGGTGCGGGCCTTCTACGGGTCCAGGGTGGATTCCGAGGCCGTGGACTTCCAGGATGCCCGGGTCCTGCTCGAGCAGTTCTCGACGCCGCAGGAGGGCCTTGAGGCCCGGTGA
- a CDS encoding acylase — protein sequence MPGPGAEAPEPRYRATIRRTAHGIPHITAPNLGGAGFGQGYAFAQDHACTLADQIIKVRGERARFFGAGPGDAHLSSDFAYHALDLLERGRAGLETQPEDSRQFLEGFTAGYNHFLESPGATRLSCAGQPWLRPIGADEMVAYLINITLTASGYRLIDTIAAAQPPSPKGVQSVPPPLPPREEAGLASNGWALGAERTANGRGMVLANPHFPWEGELRLWESHLTVPGQLDVYGVSLLGAPGVLIGFNKDVAWTHTFSSGSRFTAYLLKLVPGRPTTYEYEGQEREMTARTFTVQVLQPDGSLKDVSRTLYSSHHGPLLALPGLGWTGSTAVSYRDANLDNTTFFTQFLDMGRATSLQQYQEVFATAQGSPWVNTMAADREGNVWYTDASPTPNLSAEALARWRQAVATPGSPQAALQAQGIVLLDGSTAVNEWVVEPGARSPGLVPFSRVPQLSRRDFVFNANDSYWLANPAEPLEGFSPLHGFERVPQSPRTRMNLVALTEVREGGASGPDGRFTLEELQATVLDNRGMTAELLRAQVVQRCQGNPMGTARGQGVDLTQACAVLAAWDGHYDTSSVGAPLWRELMGVYGTAALQNAGTLFATAFSPSQPMETPNTLVPAPASGADPLLDKLAEAVLRLGDAGIAVDAPLGQVQFSPRGGRTPLHGGVAVDGTMNVVSYRTLKSTLDEPTPRGTVINSTTGLTTDGYVINHGTSFLMAMRYTDSGLEARALLTYGESEDPSHLNDQLQLFAQKQWRPILFSEQEIASSPVLETTTVTRE from the coding sequence CTGCCCGGACCCGGAGCCGAAGCCCCCGAGCCCCGTTACCGGGCCACCATCCGCCGCACCGCCCACGGCATTCCCCACATCACCGCCCCCAACCTCGGCGGCGCGGGCTTCGGTCAGGGGTATGCCTTCGCCCAGGATCATGCCTGCACCCTGGCGGATCAGATCATCAAGGTTCGCGGCGAGCGCGCCCGCTTCTTCGGGGCAGGCCCCGGGGACGCCCATCTCTCCAGCGACTTCGCCTACCACGCCCTGGACCTGCTCGAGCGAGGCCGGGCCGGCCTCGAAACCCAGCCCGAGGACTCCCGTCAATTCCTCGAAGGGTTCACCGCCGGCTACAACCACTTCCTGGAGAGCCCCGGGGCCACGCGGTTGTCCTGCGCCGGGCAGCCCTGGCTGCGCCCCATCGGCGCGGACGAGATGGTGGCCTACCTCATCAACATCACGCTGACGGCCAGCGGCTACCGCCTCATCGACACCATCGCCGCGGCGCAGCCCCCCAGCCCGAAGGGCGTGCAGTCCGTACCGCCCCCCCTGCCTCCGCGCGAGGAGGCGGGCCTCGCCAGCAACGGCTGGGCGCTGGGCGCCGAGCGCACGGCCAACGGGCGCGGCATGGTGCTGGCCAACCCGCACTTCCCCTGGGAGGGCGAGCTGCGGCTGTGGGAGAGCCACCTCACCGTGCCCGGCCAGCTCGACGTCTACGGCGTCTCCCTGCTCGGCGCGCCCGGTGTCCTCATCGGCTTCAACAAGGACGTGGCCTGGACGCATACCTTCTCGTCCGGCTCGCGCTTCACGGCCTACCTGTTGAAGCTCGTCCCCGGAAGGCCCACCACGTATGAGTATGAGGGCCAGGAGCGGGAGATGACGGCCCGGACCTTCACCGTCCAGGTGCTGCAGCCCGATGGCTCGCTGAAGGACGTCTCCCGTACCCTCTACAGCAGCCACCACGGCCCCCTGCTGGCCCTGCCCGGCCTGGGGTGGACCGGCTCCACCGCCGTCAGCTACCGGGACGCCAACCTCGACAACACCACCTTCTTCACCCAGTTCCTGGACATGGGACGGGCCACCAGCCTCCAGCAGTACCAGGAGGTCTTCGCCACCGCGCAGGGCAGCCCCTGGGTGAACACCATGGCCGCGGATCGCGAGGGGAACGTCTGGTACACGGATGCCTCACCCACGCCCAACCTCAGTGCCGAGGCTCTGGCGAGGTGGCGGCAGGCGGTCGCCACGCCCGGCTCGCCGCAGGCCGCGCTGCAGGCCCAGGGCATCGTGCTGCTCGACGGGAGCACCGCCGTCAACGAGTGGGTGGTGGAGCCCGGAGCGCGCAGCCCGGGGCTCGTTCCCTTCTCGCGGGTGCCACAGCTGTCCCGCCGCGACTTCGTCTTCAACGCCAATGACAGCTATTGGCTGGCCAACCCCGCGGAGCCCCTGGAGGGCTTCTCCCCCCTGCACGGCTTCGAGCGCGTGCCCCAGTCGCCCCGTACCCGGATGAACCTCGTCGCGCTCACCGAGGTGCGCGAGGGAGGCGCCTCCGGCCCCGATGGCCGGTTCACCCTCGAGGAGCTGCAGGCCACCGTTCTCGACAACCGCGGCATGACGGCCGAGCTGCTGCGCGCGCAGGTGGTCCAGCGCTGCCAGGGCAACCCCATGGGCACCGCCCGGGGCCAGGGGGTGGACCTCACCCAGGCCTGTGCCGTGCTGGCGGCGTGGGATGGCCACTACGACACGAGCAGCGTGGGAGCCCCCCTCTGGCGCGAGCTGATGGGCGTCTACGGCACCGCGGCCCTGCAGAACGCGGGCACCCTCTTCGCCACGGCCTTCTCTCCCTCACAGCCCATGGAGACGCCGAACACGCTCGTGCCAGCGCCCGCGTCGGGGGCGGATCCGCTCCTGGACAAGCTGGCCGAGGCCGTGCTGCGCCTGGGAGATGCCGGCATCGCGGTGGATGCACCGCTGGGCCAGGTGCAGTTCTCGCCACGAGGTGGCCGCACTCCGCTCCATGGTGGCGTGGCGGTGGATGGCACGATGAACGTCGTCAGCTACCGCACCCTGAAGTCCACGCTGGACGAGCCGACACCGCGCGGTACGGTCATCAATTCCACGACGGGCCTCACCACCGACGGCTACGTCATCAACCATGGGACGAGCTTCCTCATGGCCATGCGCTACACCGACAGCGGCCTGGAGGCCCGGGCCCTGCTCACCTACGGCGAGTCCGAGGACCCGTCCCACCTCAACGACCAGCTCCAGCTCTTCGCCCAGAAGCAGTGGCGGCCCATCCTCTTCTCCGAGCAGGAGATCGCCAGCTCGCCAGTCCTCGAGACGACGACCGTCACCCGGGAGTGA